A genomic stretch from Patescibacteria group bacterium includes:
- the rpsC gene encoding 30S ribosomal protein S3: MGKKVNPKILRMGITKTWPSVWFGSGEKYIKSIQQDVRIRKFLLKELREAGVDRVEIERSVNKININIHTAKPGIIIGRGGSGAEDLKKKIHEKFLSRPSGIRRGDINLNISEVDRPNLSAQIVLQSMVMDIEKRMPFRRVMKQAISRVERAGALGVKVVVGGRLNGAEIARTEKLVSGKVPLNTLRADIDYARGTAHTTYGSIGVKIWIYKGEVFKKEETKKGEIVGAKKS, from the coding sequence ATGGGAAAAAAGGTTAATCCAAAAATATTAAGAATGGGAATAACAAAGACTTGGCCATCGGTCTGGTTTGGCAGTGGTGAAAAATATATAAAGAGTATTCAGCAGGATGTGCGGATAAGAAAATTTTTATTGAAAGAATTAAGAGAGGCGGGTGTGGACAGAGTGGAGATTGAACGGAGCGTCAACAAGATTAACATAAACATCCATACGGCTAAACCGGGCATAATTATCGGCCGGGGAGGCAGTGGCGCCGAGGATTTAAAGAAAAAAATACACGAAAAGTTTTTGTCCCGTCCCAGCGGAATTCGCCGGGGGGATATTAATTTAAATATTTCCGAAGTGGACAGGCCCAATTTGAGCGCCCAAATCGTTTTGCAGTCAATGGTTATGGATATAGAAAAAAGAATGCCTTTCCGACGGGTAATGAAACAAGCCATAAGCCGGGTGGAAAGAGCCGGGGCCTTGGGAGTTAAAGTGGTAGTAGGCGGCCGCTTAAACGGAGCGGAAATCGCCCGGACGGAAAAGTTGGTTTCCGGCAAAGTTCCTTTGAACACCCTGCGGGCCGATATAGATTATGCTCGGGGGACGGCCCATACCACCTATGGAAGCATTGGCGTGAAGATTTGGATTTATAAAGGGGAAGTTTTTAAGAAAGAGGAGACAAAAAAGGGCGAGATTGTTGGGGCAAAGAAAAGTTAG